The following coding sequences lie in one Niabella agricola genomic window:
- a CDS encoding response regulator → MESNFFPYNSVHPPQKPSLKTLIIDDEDDMYYLLRNILKQRNIDAVYAGSIRDGLRVLKQDPGISLIFLDNRLPDGLGVQHIRQFKAISDVNIVMMTAYDTSYDQKMAINNGADNFIGKPFTKQTILSIVDQIASSHNTEPGDLMPGPGKP, encoded by the coding sequence GTGGAAAGTAATTTTTTTCCATACAATTCCGTACACCCGCCGCAAAAGCCGTCGCTAAAAACGCTGATCATTGATGACGAAGACGATATGTATTATCTTCTCCGTAATATACTGAAACAACGAAATATTGACGCCGTATATGCCGGATCCATCCGCGACGGGTTAAGGGTTCTGAAACAGGACCCGGGCATCTCTTTGATCTTTCTCGACAACCGCCTGCCCGACGGCCTGGGCGTGCAACACATCCGGCAATTCAAAGCCATTTCGGATGTGAATATCGTAATGATGACCGCCTATGACACCAGTTACGATCAGAAAATGGCCATCAATAACGGCGCAGATAATTTTATCGGGAAACCCTTTACCAAACAAACCATTCTTTCCATCGTTGATCAAATTGCATCGTCGCACAATACCGAACCGGGAGATCTTATGCCAGGTCCAGGGAAACCGTAA
- a CDS encoding ATP-binding protein, with amino-acid sequence MILSLNKIRLGYALSSLLLLVSYILIFSTNRRLQQEKNWIVNNYTLINKMGAIKIAMSEAESNVRGYIINKQAPFLDSFYAARSALEQLHREMKKLTQMDPVQSANEDHLYSMTRRRLSELSSSVLLNRHSSAALRMSTVGQAKLAQADSIYEQIGKMTSVEEALMKKRMSKLNNFYTSTEAMTLLSLCMALIAVAYAVITFNSQYRQKKKANTIANQYRIELESNIKELSDKNTELNELKGIEKLAAIGRVSRVVAHEVRNPLTNITLATEQLRDLSCIEQDEEGQLLINIIKRNSTRISQMVADLLNATKFMQLDKQRENINDILDESLDMAKDRLLLQKIRVIKDYSPDLCDVMVDKERIKLAFLNIIVNAIEAMREEDGVLELVTRSADGKCIVEVRDNGSGMDENTLQNLFEPYFTLKSKGNGLGLTNTQNIVLNHKGSIRVQSAKGNGTIFTVSLDLA; translated from the coding sequence ATGATATTATCTTTAAACAAAATAAGGCTTGGATACGCCCTATCTTCCCTGTTGCTCCTCGTTTCCTATATCCTGATTTTTTCAACCAACCGCCGGTTGCAGCAGGAAAAGAACTGGATTGTGAACAACTATACGCTGATCAATAAGATGGGGGCCATCAAGATAGCTATGAGCGAGGCAGAATCTAATGTAAGGGGATATATCATTAATAAACAAGCTCCTTTCCTGGACAGTTTTTACGCTGCCCGGTCTGCCCTGGAACAGCTGCATCGTGAAATGAAAAAACTTACGCAGATGGATCCGGTCCAGTCGGCGAATGAAGACCATCTTTATTCAATGACCAGGCGCCGGCTTTCGGAGCTTTCCAGCTCCGTTTTACTGAATCGGCATTCGTCGGCCGCGCTGCGTATGTCTACCGTTGGTCAGGCCAAGCTTGCGCAGGCAGACAGTATCTATGAGCAGATCGGAAAGATGACCTCGGTTGAAGAAGCACTCATGAAAAAACGGATGTCGAAACTAAATAATTTTTATACCAGCACGGAGGCCATGACCCTGCTGTCGTTATGTATGGCACTGATTGCCGTGGCATACGCGGTGATTACCTTCAACAGCCAGTACCGGCAGAAAAAGAAGGCCAATACCATTGCCAATCAATACCGGATAGAGCTGGAAAGTAATATAAAGGAACTGAGTGATAAGAATACAGAGCTGAATGAACTGAAAGGAATCGAAAAACTGGCGGCCATTGGCCGGGTATCGCGGGTGGTAGCGCATGAGGTCCGCAACCCGCTTACCAATATCACCCTGGCTACGGAGCAGCTACGCGATCTTTCCTGTATCGAACAGGATGAGGAAGGACAACTGCTGATTAATATCATTAAGCGGAATTCAACACGCATCAGTCAGATGGTAGCCGACCTGCTCAATGCAACGAAATTTATGCAGCTGGATAAGCAGCGGGAAAATATCAATGATATACTGGATGAAAGTCTGGATATGGCAAAGGACCGCTTGTTGCTGCAGAAAATACGGGTAATTAAAGATTATTCTCCGGATCTTTGTGATGTGATGGTAGACAAGGAGCGGATAAAACTGGCTTTTCTGAATATCATTGTAAATGCGATTGAAGCCATGCGTGAGGAGGACGGAGTGCTTGAACTGGTTACCCGGAGCGCCGATGGAAAATGCATTGTGGAAGTGCGCGACAACGGAAGCGGAATGGATGAAAATACCCTGCAGAACCTTTTTGAACCGTATTTTACCTTAAAAAGTAAAGGAAACGGGCTGGGGCTTACGAATACGCAGAATATTGTATTGAATCATAAAGGGAGTATCCGCGTGCAGAGTGCAAAGGGGAATGGAACTATTTTTACGGTTTCCCTGGACCTGGCATAA
- a CDS encoding carbamoyltransferase family protein, which yields MYTLGINAAFHDSAACIVKDGRLIAAAEEERFTQIKHGKRPIPFSAYELPYHAIDYCLQAAGIHINEVDHMAYSFDPRLLLNGSATKDEIQLPLRSPVQDADNEPVAWEPLFLSYILNAPAHLVDGYPHHLQERFYQARVRPGHWHFIDHHLAHAASAFLPSPFHEAAILTLDGRGEQATTTFNVGTGTDIQRIRQVNMPHSLGLLYERVTRHLGFLHSSDEYRVMALASFGKPVFVNDFREMITLNNDGTYTISQEDFTRRFGAARQRGAPFTSHHFNIAHSAQIVLQEAALELASWLKKETGQQHLCLAGGVALNCVLNACIRDAKLFKEIWIQPAAGDAGTALGAALWADAQLRGDEPVRNFKMEHAFWGPGYTDEAIENFLKWTKTPYKKLTDIATETASLLAQGRIIGWYQGRMEFGPRALGARSILASPIMPSMQDRLNELKDREDFRPVAPVVLEEEAANWFEAAHVSPFMLFTHQVRPEVRNRIPAVCHVDGSARIQTINREQHPRYYETLRAFQSLTGVPILVNTSFNSLGKPIVCTPRDALECFWTTPFDDLIIGNCHVSKS from the coding sequence ATGTATACATTAGGGATCAATGCTGCGTTTCACGACTCAGCAGCATGTATTGTAAAAGATGGAAGGCTGATTGCCGCAGCCGAAGAGGAACGGTTTACGCAGATCAAACACGGCAAACGGCCCATACCCTTCTCTGCATATGAGCTCCCCTATCATGCCATTGATTATTGTCTGCAGGCCGCCGGTATCCATATTAATGAAGTCGACCATATGGCCTATTCCTTTGATCCCCGTTTACTGTTGAACGGATCGGCAACAAAGGATGAAATACAGTTGCCCCTGCGGTCGCCGGTGCAGGATGCCGACAACGAGCCCGTAGCCTGGGAGCCGCTGTTCCTTTCTTATATCCTCAATGCACCGGCACACCTGGTTGACGGATACCCGCATCACTTACAGGAACGTTTTTACCAGGCCCGGGTGCGGCCCGGGCACTGGCATTTTATCGACCATCACCTGGCGCATGCGGCCAGTGCCTTTTTGCCTTCTCCGTTTCATGAGGCGGCCATCCTAACCCTCGATGGAAGAGGTGAACAAGCCACTACCACTTTTAATGTGGGCACCGGCACAGATATACAACGGATCCGTCAGGTAAATATGCCGCATTCGCTGGGATTGCTTTATGAGCGGGTAACCCGCCACCTCGGGTTTTTACATTCCTCGGATGAATACCGGGTAATGGCCCTGGCCTCTTTTGGAAAGCCCGTGTTTGTAAACGACTTCCGGGAAATGATCACGTTGAACAACGACGGCACTTATACCATCAGCCAGGAAGATTTTACCCGGCGCTTCGGGGCAGCCCGGCAAAGAGGCGCCCCGTTTACAAGCCATCATTTTAATATTGCACATTCCGCGCAGATAGTATTACAGGAAGCAGCGCTGGAGCTGGCCAGCTGGCTGAAAAAAGAAACCGGACAGCAACACCTTTGCCTGGCCGGAGGTGTGGCACTCAACTGTGTGCTGAACGCCTGTATCCGCGATGCCAAACTGTTTAAAGAGATCTGGATACAACCTGCTGCCGGTGACGCGGGCACCGCATTGGGCGCCGCTTTATGGGCAGATGCACAACTAAGGGGCGATGAACCGGTCCGCAACTTTAAGATGGAGCATGCCTTCTGGGGTCCCGGTTATACCGACGAGGCCATCGAAAACTTTTTGAAATGGACGAAAACACCCTATAAAAAATTAACGGATATAGCAACCGAAACAGCCTCGCTGCTGGCACAGGGGCGCATCATCGGATGGTACCAGGGGCGCATGGAATTTGGCCCAAGAGCCCTTGGAGCACGATCCATCCTGGCTTCTCCGATCATGCCTTCCATGCAGGACCGTTTGAACGAACTGAAAGACCGGGAAGATTTCCGGCCCGTAGCACCGGTAGTACTGGAAGAAGAAGCAGCCAATTGGTTTGAAGCAGCGCATGTTTCCCCCTTTATGTTGTTTACACACCAGGTACGGCCAGAGGTCCGCAACCGGATACCTGCAGTTTGTCATGTAGACGGCTCCGCCCGGATCCAGACCATCAACCGTGAACAGCATCCCCGTTATTATGAAACCCTCCGGGCCTTTCAGTCGCTTACGGGAGTGCCCATCCTGGTGAATACTTCTTTTAACTCGCTGGGCAAGCCCATCGTTTGCACGCCAAGGGATGCGCTTGAATGTTTCTGGACCACGCCTTTCGACGACCTTATTATCGGCAATTGCCATGTTTCCAAATCCTGA
- a CDS encoding glycosyltransferase family 2 protein, whose protein sequence is MYVLISVVIPTYRRPQLLARCLSALAAQTLNNAWFEIVIVCDGPDPATTSILSAFRKTAGMQAEYIVLPRNSGPAAARNAGWMHAHGKYIAFTDDDCIPDPQWLEAILNAFESGKGQAFHGRVKVPMPERPTDHEWNTHLLEEAQFITANAACTRAALLETGGFDERFRMAWREDSDLEFALRDTGITPRFLPDALVVHPVRTPGWGISMKEQKKALYNALLYKKYPLYYKKYIRQFIPPLYYITVTAALGSFLCFLLKMHTWAYTFLLIWVICLVAFTFKRLRHTKRSADHVLEMICTSVCIPFSSIYWNLQGRWKFKDVYTLQKSA, encoded by the coding sequence ATGTACGTGCTTATTTCTGTAGTAATTCCTACCTATCGCCGGCCGCAACTTCTGGCACGCTGCCTGTCGGCCCTGGCCGCTCAAACACTTAACAATGCATGGTTTGAAATAGTTATTGTATGCGATGGCCCCGATCCGGCCACCACCTCCATTTTAAGTGCCTTCCGTAAAACGGCAGGGATGCAAGCAGAATATATCGTACTGCCCCGGAATTCGGGTCCTGCCGCAGCCCGCAATGCCGGCTGGATGCACGCCCATGGTAAATATATTGCGTTTACAGATGATGATTGCATCCCCGACCCCCAATGGCTTGAAGCGATCCTGAACGCCTTTGAAAGCGGGAAGGGACAGGCCTTCCACGGAAGGGTAAAAGTGCCCATGCCGGAACGGCCTACCGACCATGAATGGAACACCCATCTGCTGGAGGAAGCGCAATTTATTACCGCCAATGCAGCCTGCACCAGGGCTGCCCTGCTAGAGACCGGCGGATTCGACGAACGGTTCCGGATGGCCTGGCGGGAAGACAGTGACCTGGAGTTTGCGTTGCGAGATACCGGCATCACTCCCCGGTTTCTGCCCGATGCACTGGTAGTACACCCGGTACGCACTCCTGGCTGGGGCATCAGCATGAAAGAACAAAAAAAAGCCTTGTACAATGCCCTGCTTTATAAAAAATATCCCCTGTATTACAAAAAGTATATCCGGCAGTTTATACCACCGCTCTATTATATAACCGTTACGGCAGCGCTGGGCAGTTTCCTGTGTTTTCTTCTAAAGATGCACACATGGGCTTATACCTTCCTGCTTATATGGGTCATTTGCCTGGTTGCTTTTACATTTAAACGGCTCCGTCATACCAAACGTTCAGCAGATCATGTACTGGAAATGATCTGTACATCGGTGTGCATCCCCTTCTCCTCCATTTACTGGAACCTGCAGGGCCGCTGGAAATTCAAAGATGTATACACCTTACAAAAGAGCGCATGA
- a CDS encoding glycosyltransferase family 9 protein — translation MNIVVFRVLKLGDLLCTVPAFRALRRAFPKAHITLLGMPWATAFVKRYAAYIDAFLHFPGYPGLPEQEVTPRAFQLFFSAIKKKKIDLLLQLQGDGSIVNDLLEQFGARLLAGFCVPGDHRAEKRSFLEYPDHLHEIHRHLALLQQLSIPAAGDELEFPLLQNDFTEFDRIQHLLPATGYLCIHPGASVPERQWPPRYFAKLADHFAALGYPIVLTGTAAEKTLTATVAGMMHAPAIDLAGATTLGSMGVLLSRAEGLVTNCTGVSHLAAALKLRSVVISMDGAPHRWGPLNQQFHQTIDWTTCTNYDAVVAVAGRLFLSSA, via the coding sequence ATGAATATTGTTGTTTTCAGGGTATTGAAACTGGGCGATCTTCTTTGTACGGTTCCGGCATTCCGGGCCCTGCGGCGGGCATTTCCCAAAGCGCATATCACGCTTTTGGGTATGCCCTGGGCAACGGCTTTCGTAAAAAGATATGCGGCCTATATCGACGCATTCCTTCATTTCCCCGGCTATCCCGGCCTGCCCGAACAGGAGGTGACACCGCGTGCATTCCAGCTTTTTTTTTCAGCCATTAAAAAGAAAAAGATTGACCTTCTTTTACAACTCCAGGGCGATGGTTCGATTGTGAATGACCTGCTGGAACAGTTCGGTGCGCGGCTCCTGGCCGGCTTTTGTGTTCCGGGCGACCATCGTGCTGAGAAAAGAAGTTTTCTTGAATATCCCGATCACCTGCACGAAATTCACCGCCATCTTGCGCTACTGCAACAGCTTTCCATACCCGCTGCCGGCGACGAACTGGAATTCCCCCTGCTTCAGAATGATTTTACGGAATTTGACCGGATTCAACACCTGCTGCCTGCAACCGGTTATTTATGCATCCATCCCGGGGCATCCGTGCCGGAACGACAGTGGCCGCCCCGCTATTTTGCAAAACTTGCAGATCACTTTGCGGCCTTAGGATATCCAATCGTGTTAACTGGTACTGCAGCAGAAAAAACGCTCACGGCAACGGTTGCCGGCATGATGCATGCCCCTGCAATCGATCTGGCCGGCGCCACTACTTTGGGCAGTATGGGCGTATTGCTTAGCCGTGCAGAAGGGCTCGTAACCAATTGTACCGGGGTTTCGCACCTGGCAGCAGCTTTAAAGCTCCGGAGTGTGGTCATCAGCATGGATGGAGCACCACATCGCTGGGGGCCACTGAACCAGCAATTCCACCAAACCATCGACTGGACTACCTGTACCAACTATGACGCCGTGGTTGCAGTAGCCGGGCGGCTCTTCCTTAGCAGCGCCTGA
- a CDS encoding glycosyltransferase family 9 protein, which produces MRLPIPIRKVLCIRPDNMGDVLMSTPAMRALKETFNASITLLTSEQGGAIAPLIPFVDEVLLFNAPWVQHNGAEAEVLQLVACLRDGAFDLAVIFTVSSQNPLPSAMLAYMAGIPLRLAYCRENPYRLLTHWVPDPEPLRCMDKHQVQRDLDLVGFIGAHTTNRELQLKPAAAPEKDLTEQLTALGVDPAGGWCVLHPGTRDLRRKLPADAWVDIGVTLLRNLDMPLLLTGSVDDVEEVKELRQRIGAGSYALAGKLELGAFVHLISKSALLISINSLPMHVAAAVQTPVVALYAKTNPQHLPWQVPAETLFFDVPENQRSRNEILQFMHRHYSWKGSPVSPQNVLAAAQALLRKSRPATATTAS; this is translated from the coding sequence ATGCGGTTGCCGATCCCGATCCGGAAAGTGTTGTGTATACGCCCGGACAATATGGGTGATGTGCTGATGAGTACACCTGCCATGCGGGCGTTGAAGGAAACGTTCAATGCCTCCATTACCCTGCTTACATCTGAACAGGGAGGGGCCATTGCCCCCCTTATTCCTTTCGTTGATGAAGTATTGCTTTTTAATGCACCCTGGGTGCAGCATAACGGCGCAGAAGCGGAGGTATTGCAGCTGGTAGCGTGCTTACGGGATGGCGCTTTTGATCTGGCCGTAATTTTTACGGTTAGCAGCCAGAACCCGCTTCCTTCGGCAATGCTGGCATATATGGCCGGCATCCCGTTGCGACTGGCCTATTGCCGCGAAAATCCGTATCGCTTGTTAACACATTGGGTGCCGGATCCGGAACCGCTCCGCTGTATGGACAAACACCAGGTACAGCGCGACCTGGACCTGGTGGGTTTCATCGGCGCCCATACAACGAACCGGGAATTGCAATTGAAACCGGCCGCAGCACCGGAGAAGGATTTAACAGAACAACTTACAGCACTGGGCGTTGATCCGGCAGGCGGCTGGTGTGTCCTACATCCCGGAACGCGCGATCTTCGCCGTAAATTGCCGGCAGATGCGTGGGTAGATATCGGCGTTACCCTGCTCCGGAACCTGGATATGCCCTTATTGCTTACCGGCAGCGTAGACGATGTGGAGGAAGTAAAGGAACTCCGGCAACGGATTGGCGCGGGTAGTTATGCTCTTGCGGGTAAACTGGAATTAGGAGCGTTTGTTCATCTTATAAGCAAGAGTGCACTTCTAATCAGCATCAATTCGCTGCCGATGCATGTGGCGGCAGCGGTTCAAACACCCGTGGTGGCGCTTTATGCGAAAACCAATCCCCAGCATTTACCCTGGCAGGTGCCGGCTGAGACGTTGTTTTTTGACGTGCCCGAAAATCAACGCAGCAGGAACGAGATCCTGCAATTTATGCACCGGCATTATTCCTGGAAAGGGTCGCCGGTTTCACCCCAGAATGTATTGGCTGCTGCTCAGGCGCTGCTAAGGAAGAGCCGCCCGGCTACTGCAACCACGGCGTCATAG
- a CDS encoding PfkB family carbohydrate kinase, with protein sequence MNCFPSEIVEQFKKWKVLVIGDLILDHYVQGETQRLCPEGPVPVVEVMQRQYALGGSANVALNFSCLSAQVTFCSVAGADPEAATAIKMLEDQQIQVKVFKDPGRRTLLKTRLVAGRQLLARFDSGTAAPVSPETAGWLQSVLMQEIPRHDAIIISDYDKGTLTAEIITLIKQLKPAYPRYIAVDSKRLEWFRELEPAFAKPNYGEALQLLKEPFKSEGRMEQVPALGRPLHALTNARILALTADKDGAFVFNKGTLIGHCPPYQREQVNVVGAGDVFFSAFALAHLSGAPELQALDIASAAAAVGMAQSGRTCCCTTAELAAFFSRQTKELSTQEQVRSLVACYRSMGNRIVFTNGCFDILHRGHISYLSQARALGDVLIVGINFDESVRRLKGVHRPVNPLADRKAVLAALECVTHIVPFGSAGDDTARELIDWIEPDIYVKGGDYSLEKLPEASLVEARGGRVQILPLMPGRSTSGMLHKINPSLALKTGS encoded by the coding sequence ATGAACTGTTTTCCTAGTGAGATAGTGGAACAATTTAAAAAATGGAAGGTCCTGGTGATCGGTGATCTGATCCTGGATCATTATGTACAGGGGGAAACGCAGCGCCTGTGCCCCGAAGGACCCGTGCCGGTTGTAGAAGTCATGCAGCGTCAGTATGCCCTGGGCGGAAGTGCCAACGTTGCGCTTAATTTTTCCTGCCTTTCCGCCCAGGTAACCTTTTGCAGCGTGGCAGGAGCAGACCCGGAAGCCGCAACGGCCATAAAAATGCTGGAGGATCAGCAGATACAGGTAAAAGTATTCAAAGACCCCGGACGCCGCACCCTGTTAAAAACAAGGCTGGTGGCAGGCCGGCAGTTACTGGCACGGTTCGATTCCGGTACTGCTGCACCGGTATCTCCGGAAACGGCCGGCTGGCTTCAATCAGTGCTGATGCAGGAAATCCCCAGGCATGACGCGATCATCATTTCAGATTACGATAAGGGTACATTAACAGCAGAGATCATTACGCTCATTAAGCAACTGAAACCAGCATACCCAAGGTATATTGCTGTTGATTCAAAAAGACTGGAATGGTTCCGGGAGCTGGAACCGGCATTTGCAAAACCCAATTACGGCGAGGCGCTGCAATTGTTAAAGGAGCCGTTTAAAAGCGAAGGGCGCATGGAGCAGGTACCCGCTTTAGGCCGGCCGCTGCATGCATTAACCAATGCCCGTATACTGGCATTGACGGCGGATAAAGACGGCGCTTTTGTTTTTAATAAGGGCACATTGATAGGGCATTGCCCGCCGTATCAACGTGAGCAGGTGAATGTGGTAGGAGCCGGCGATGTATTCTTCAGTGCGTTTGCGCTTGCGCATCTTTCGGGAGCCCCCGAACTTCAGGCGCTGGATATAGCATCGGCAGCGGCGGCCGTGGGTATGGCCCAATCCGGCCGCACCTGTTGTTGTACCACTGCAGAGCTGGCTGCGTTTTTCTCAAGGCAAACCAAGGAGCTTTCAACTCAGGAGCAGGTACGGTCACTGGTGGCGTGCTACCGTTCGATGGGAAATCGGATCGTGTTTACCAACGGTTGTTTCGATATCCTGCACCGGGGGCATATCAGTTATCTTTCGCAGGCGCGGGCACTGGGGGATGTGTTGATTGTGGGGATTAATTTTGATGAAAGCGTGCGACGGCTGAAAGGAGTACACCGGCCGGTAAACCCGCTGGCAGACCGGAAGGCGGTGCTGGCCGCGCTGGAATGTGTGACCCATATTGTTCCGTTTGGCAGTGCCGGCGATGATACGGCAAGAGAACTGATCGATTGGATTGAGCCGGATATTTATGTGAAAGGTGGTGACTACTCCCTGGAAAAACTGCCCGAGGCATCACTGGTGGAAGCAAGAGGCGGCCGGGTGCAGATCCTGCCATTAATGCCCGGCCGTTCTACTTCCGGTATGCTTCATAAAATTAACCCATCCCTGGCACTCAAAACTGGTTCCTGA
- a CDS encoding D-glycero-alpha-D-manno-heptose-1,7-bisphosphate 7-phosphatase has product MDRAIFIDKDGCFIKNVPYNIDPDRIELNKGAAFFCKLVRACGFKIILVTNQPGIALGYFSEAEFKTAVTAMEKAAGAIFDSVFYCPHHPDGSVAPYNRSCNCRKPSPGMFLEAAVAERISLKHSWMIGDILDDMEAGKRAGCRTILLDNGGETEWKMGPYRTPDFVVPDLFEATSIILKNIAYELFS; this is encoded by the coding sequence ATGGACCGCGCAATATTCATAGACAAAGACGGATGTTTTATAAAGAATGTTCCGTACAATATAGATCCGGACCGGATCGAATTAAATAAGGGAGCTGCATTCTTTTGTAAGCTGGTACGAGCCTGTGGATTTAAGATCATACTGGTAACCAACCAGCCCGGGATTGCATTGGGCTATTTTTCAGAAGCGGAATTTAAAACAGCGGTTACGGCTATGGAAAAGGCTGCCGGTGCCATATTCGACAGCGTTTTTTATTGTCCGCATCATCCGGATGGATCGGTTGCTCCTTATAACCGGAGCTGTAATTGTCGCAAGCCTTCGCCGGGAATGTTCCTGGAAGCCGCAGTAGCAGAGCGGATTAGCCTGAAACATTCCTGGATGATCGGCGATATCCTGGATGATATGGAGGCCGGTAAGCGCGCGGGATGCCGGACCATCCTTTTAGACAACGGAGGAGAAACCGAATGGAAAATGGGCCCTTACCGTACACCGGATTTTGTGGTGCCCGACCTTTTTGAAGCAACATCAATTATTCTTAAAAACATCGCATATGAACTGTTTTCCTAG
- a CDS encoding glycosyltransferase, translating into MEKRIAFISEHASPLAMPGSTDSGGQNVYVMELTRELAKIGYQVDIFTRWEHAYMPQVVRCNDRIRVVHIPAGPKQYIEKEQLLPYMNGFRRHLVDFILQQGLNYELIHANFFMSAQVAMEVKMILGIPFVVTFHALGHIRRLHQGTNDRFPAERMRIERDAIRFADRIIAECPQDREDLIQHYHAPAEKIVVVPCGVNTSEFYRIPKEAARQRLNLPDADCTLLQLGRIVPRKGIENVIRALAVLRNRNLDARLLIVGGDLKDLDRDTELSRLKKTGTDLGVAAWIRFEGQKEQQKLKYYYSAADIFITTPWYEPFGITPLEAMACQTPVIGSRVGGITYSVKEGETGALVPPEDPDALADAVLELCSQPGYLKTLGSRGLARVQTLFTWERIARKMAGVYQEITADANMGMEKVV; encoded by the coding sequence ATGGAAAAAAGAATCGCATTCATAAGCGAACATGCATCTCCATTGGCGATGCCGGGAAGTACGGATTCTGGTGGCCAGAATGTGTATGTTATGGAACTGACCCGGGAACTGGCGAAGATTGGGTATCAGGTTGATATTTTTACAAGGTGGGAGCATGCGTATATGCCCCAGGTAGTGCGTTGTAACGACCGCATACGGGTAGTGCATATTCCTGCAGGACCAAAGCAATACATAGAAAAGGAGCAGCTGTTGCCGTATATGAACGGCTTCCGGCGTCATCTTGTAGATTTTATCCTGCAGCAGGGACTGAATTATGAACTGATCCATGCGAACTTCTTTATGTCGGCCCAGGTGGCTATGGAAGTTAAAATGATCCTGGGTATTCCCTTCGTTGTTACATTTCATGCCCTGGGGCATATACGCCGTTTGCACCAGGGAACCAACGACCGCTTTCCGGCCGAGCGCATGCGCATTGAACGGGATGCCATCCGGTTTGCCGACCGGATCATTGCCGAATGCCCGCAGGACCGGGAAGATCTGATTCAGCATTATCATGCGCCCGCAGAAAAAATCGTGGTGGTGCCCTGTGGAGTAAACACCAGCGAATTTTACCGCATTCCGAAAGAGGCAGCCAGGCAGCGCCTGAATCTGCCGGATGCTGATTGTACGCTTTTGCAACTGGGAAGGATCGTGCCGCGGAAAGGAATAGAGAATGTTATACGGGCGCTTGCCGTGTTGCGGAACCGGAACCTGGACGCCCGCCTCCTGATCGTCGGCGGCGACCTGAAGGATCTGGACCGGGATACTGAACTGAGCCGCCTGAAAAAGACCGGTACGGACCTGGGGGTAGCAGCATGGATCCGTTTTGAAGGACAGAAGGAGCAACAGAAACTCAAGTATTATTATTCGGCTGCGGACATTTTTATAACCACTCCCTGGTACGAACCCTTTGGTATTACGCCGTTGGAAGCCATGGCCTGTCAAACACCGGTGATCGGCTCGCGGGTGGGAGGCATTACCTACAGTGTGAAGGAGGGAGAAACCGGGGCGCTGGTGCCGCCGGAGGATCCGGATGCTCTTGCCGATGCCGTTTTGGAGCTTTGCAGCCAACCTGGTTATTTAAAAACCCTGGGCAGCAGAGGACTGGCAAGGGTGCAAACGTTGTTTACCTGGGAGCGGATTGCCCGCAAAATGGCAGGAGTCTACCAGGAAATTACGGCCGATGCCAATATGGGAATGGAAAAAGTAGTTTGA